The segment TAAATCGAATAGCTTTAGCTTCTGATCGCTGATCCctttaggctgcgtttccaccagagatacACGTGGATACTGTGTATACTCgtacatctctggtggaaacacAGCATTACACGtctttatttagatttaaaaatacGGCGTAGGTGTTAGAAAACTTGATAGAAAATtgcaaaaaagattttttgggGTTTAGGAAAGCAAATGTCAGGATATAGGGCTTCTAGTAATAAGATAAAGTAAGATGGAcggatttatttattcatgaaaaTACAAATCTCGCAATGTTTAAATTAATGAACGATAAATTATGAATAACTAAAATAACCTAAACTTATAGCTGGTACTGCTGTTTCTGTTCTTGGTTCTTCTCGATGGAGGCAATCAGTCTTTGGTACACGGCTTCAGGGGCGTTCTTGGAGAACTGGAAGTCCAGGTGGCTGAACTGGGGGACCTGGTACGCGTCAGCATGGGGCAGCTCGGAGCGGAGCTGCTCGACATCAGCGGGTTGAGCCAGCCAGTCCTCAGTGCTGTAGTACAGCGTCACAGGCACACGGACTGCAGACATCTGGTATTTCGGAGGCTGCTCGCTTCCGTACACCTTCATGTTGATGGCAGGCCCGTAGTCGTAACGTCTGAAGGTAGTGGCTACAGCCTGGCCGTACTGCTTGATCTGTCTGGTCGAAGCTCCAGCGGGCAAGTGGCTCACGATCATCGGCACGATCTTTGGGTCGTAGTTGTCCACCATACCGGACATGACCAGGTTCACGTTGGATGCAACGTGCTTGCAGCCGAATTTCTTGGTCATCATATCGCCGCCGAAGGTCTGGATGACTTCCTGGGTGGGCTTGAACTCGGAGTGTCCGAGGATCTGGTGCAGGCGCTCGTAGAACTGGCTGTTGGGCGCGATCATCTTCAGAAGCGGGCTACGGGTGTGGCTCATGTACACCATCGGGGAGAGAGCATACATCATGATGATTTTGTCGTTGTATACTGGGAGGGAGGAAGCCAGGGCGAAGAAGGTGGTGGTGCCCTCAGAGAAGCCGACGTAGTACATCTTCTCCTGGTGGGTGGTGTTCAAGGCGTAGTCGATCATGGCCGGGAGGTCGTGGAGCGCGATCTCGTCGTTGCTGAACTGCCAGAAGTCGGGCTGGGCGGGGTGCTTGCTGACGTGGCGGCGGGAGTACTTGTTGCCGCGGGCGTTGCCCATCCAGACGTCGTAGTCGGCATCGGCCAAGAGGTAAGCCAGACCCACACCAGGGCCGGAGAGAACCCAGTCGTCAGCGCTTCCGAGGAGACCGTGCATCAAGAACACGACTGGGCGCTTCTGGACATCACGAGTCTTCTGCTTGGGCGGAATACGGAACAGAGTAAGGATGTAGCCATCGTCGGTCTTGACGGTGTGCTCTTCAACGGCGTACTGGTGCTTTTGGAGAAGCTGAGTAACGTTCAAGTGGGTGTCCTCATTCTCGGCGGCAGTCAAGTAAATCTGGTGGAAGGTCTTCTTTTCCTCCTCAGTAAAGTCTTTGACGGTGTTGTAGGCGTCAGCGAAGATGTATTCGATGTCCTTCTGTTCGGCGATGGGAGAGTGCGGGCCGACGGCCATGCGGATGCCGCTCCATTCCACGTTGTCGCCGTAGACGGCCGGGTAGTACTTCTGGTCGTCGCTGCGTTTCTTCTGGTATTGCTTCATCTGGCCCTTGCTGTATTGCGGCTGGTATTGTTCCTGGCTCCTCAGCTGGGCTTGGTAGTGGTTCATCTGCTCCTCGCTGCTCCTCTGGGTCTGGTAATACTTCATCTGTTCCTCGCTGCTTCTCAGAGGCTGGTGTTTTATCTGTTCCTCGCTGCTTCTCTGGTATTGTTGCGGCTCCTGGACGAGGTAGCTGGAGATGGGCAGGGCAGAGCGTTGGTTCCAGATCTGAGATTCCAAAGGTCTCTGGTACTCGACGATGTTGACACGGATCTGCTCATCAGCCTCATGGGAGCTGATCTCGGCGGTCTCAGGATTGAGGTATTCATTGTACCGGCTGTCCCTGACTTCTTGGGAGTTTTTGTCCTGGTACTTGTGCTCCTGGGACCTGTCCTCGGACTGGGTCTTCTGGCGCTGGTACTGCAGCTGCTGCTGCTGGTCGAGCAGCTGGCCGTACTTGTAGCTGGTGGGGTCGATGTACGTAAGGGGCAGGTTAAGGGCCTGCACGGGGCGCTCGTGGTGCCTCTTGAAGATGCTGGCGGCGGCCAGGTGCGCCAGACCGAGGCACACTACAAGACAGACCTTCATGTTGCAAATTTCTGTCGAATATGATTTCGATTGGACAGTTCGGCCGTTTTATACTGTTTAAATGATAAGTCAGCGAGTCGTCGCGAGCGGATCGCGTGGTTGCTAATGCTGCGTCGTCGATTTGTTTTCGATTAGGTATTATTTGCAAGTTGCATATTAAATTAACGTGTTGTTATGCAGTGATTTTAATAAAGTTAGACTTACTTTTACCCACTGACGAAGGAGGGAAGTAATTGTTTCAGCTTATGAAGATAAAAatgatttggatttttttctatgaattcaCGCATTGTTAAATTAAAGCTCAAACAAAAGCTACAAGTTATACGTGTAAactttagatatttatttaaataatttcatgTCCCATGCACATATTGATGTAACGACGGTCACatggaataataatatattgtctAAAGAAGCACGCAAAAATATCTAATACACACAAcctatacacacacacacaacaacaCACTATTAACCTATTTCctaatggaagagcggggtcccCCGTATACTTAATGGGAGATTCCAGCCCTTTATGTTTCGTGTATTGCACAGGAAACAGATCTGGGGGACTTTTTTTGTTagagggttccgtatccaaagggtaaaaacgggaccttaccctattactaagactccgctgttcgtctgtctgtctttatCACATGAACCGTGATATCTAGACAGCTGGAATTGTATTTCGGTAtacacagatgatgtatttctgttgtcgctacaacaacaaatactaaaaacagaacaaaataaatatttaagtggagctcaaatacaacaaacgtgattatTCTGCCGTTTTTTTCGTAATGGTATGGAAGCCCTCGTGCACGAGTCCGACTTGGCCGGtttcatttaattgtattttattttacaagtttttcgaagaaattgcgaagcgtctggttgacgtaactggtgaccgaagagctggcggcttcctcgcacaacgtatcagcattgggATACAACGatgaaatgccgccagcatcaacgcctcaagggcctattttagatttaagctagttatagtaatcatctgtatattgttattgtaaataaaaattcgtACCCCAGTCAAATTTTAGATATTAAGCAATTGTTAATGTGTGGAATAATGCTTACAAGTATGTAAcaacattttacaaataaacaatgtGTCTAACTGTAACTATAAATCCGGGTTATAAAGctttgtacgagtatgtaaaatctaaattatctttttctactcgtcgactataatggttgagattttgtataccaaactataataaTTGGGTACTTTACATGTATGCCCAAACCGATTTAAATAGATgaaatctacaaaatattcttaaaatcgattatttattacaaaataatatttttaggcaagcaaattctaaaaaatctttgaatgcagctttatatttgaagtcggtgccaagccaaataataacaatacatatgtcaaaaataatcagctttatgtcTACACACGTtacaaaaaatttagttaaggtTCCTTAGCGCAGTCCATACCatgtttgtcggtatattagtataaatccaatgcgtttatttaacgtcgtaatttttaaagagctatatttactaattttcgAATTGTCCATAGCACGCAAGTGACTGAGTTATTTCCAGTCCCTTATCCAgagaacttcatttcaaaatataaaacaattcaagccaaatttcacctaaatcGATTCAGATGTTTAGCCAAAAAAAGGTAACAAAGACAGAATTAATTTCacgtttataatacctattactacAGTTGTAACGTGTGTAGACATAAAGCtgcaaaataatattaactACACAGCTAATTTTAATAGTTTACATAccggtgtttcctgtaacacgagcaaataattaaaccatatattgtactcccaAAACGATATAACtagattaacaacttttaaaaattatgaaatctttagattttatctttttcatacaaatttatttaatattattttcaatgtacgctgtcatcagtgtgtttgacgttgcttgtcacgctttaaaggtaacaaaattcgcaatacattgcgtcttagaattaacttcaatgtgtaataaataaatataaatattataggacattattacacaaattgactaagtcccacagtaagctcaataaggcttgtgttgagggtacttgacaacgatatatataatatataaatatttataaatacttaaatacatagaaaacacccatgactcaggaacaaatatccatgctcatcacacgaataaatgcccttaccaggatttgaacccgggaccatcggcttcgtgggcagggtcactacccactaggccagaccggtcgtcaaacataaaacataacataacataagttttttttaaagttgctgaacaaatgttggtgagtttgaggagtacagcctacagtttaatttattgctcctgttacaggaaactcCCTATATAATGAATTTTATGGTTGTACTGTCGTGTAATAATATCTGTAATCTttagtcaccatcagatatatcggagcgaccgaggtgcccaaaaatatctgaacacgcactttaGCGccccttgacaatagaggcgtgtccagatatttgtgaacCCTTGGCCGctttgatatatctgatggcgtctGTACAATGGAGCGCgcaaaaatatacatactcAAAAAATGAATGAACACTtattaataacattaagtcaaggttacatgaaatttgaaatatctGTACAGTATAATTTGATAATACTGCCCTCTGTCTAATAAACGAAATATCGACGTTTAAGTAAAAACTGgtacattataatataattgagttttaaataatgattttgaatgatacattttttattacgttcattatgatttgatttggtttgatgattttggtatttcatagttagtattttcctcgcatattggtgtggtgaaatattttgtgtttcactcggaggcaaagtttatttaaaccTCGTCGTGGCTTAaaatcctcgcaacgctcaagattccacttctcgaacaattttggaatctttcgcttgctcgggtatcaatattagcacgagcggttaaacaacaactttgcccccttgtaaaacaaataactattgctaccatgtgacactttactgcttttcacatcacctattgagcaaattattgtttcaaaatattatttaagctagaaaatttgtatgtaaataaatataaaaatcgtGTCCTAGGTTAGAAAAGTGTTACTTTGGTCCCTCCTAGCCAAGGACCGGAAAACCCCTCTTTACGCTTAAGCCTATCGATTCGGAAACCCTATCAGCTAGGACCTAGCAGGGAAGCGGTTTGCCGACCCCTATTAAACGTAATggcacagattatataatagttcttacgGTAATTGTTGATTGATAAGAAGACGAAAGTGAAGGACGCGcgtgaaatcgccttttcatacaaacgtagtcctcattttcctctttggatgttaacattattgaaaatattttgacacaatttgttgtttaTCTACCACAGCTATGTTTGACTTCTTTCgaagttttaattatattaagagttaggagcatttaaaattttatatgaaatatgttttttgctcgtcatttttacaataatcaaaaaacttaaaaagtcaTAAGGGGCATAACTTtggttaataaataacaaataatgcaaaaatattttccataatgtcaataagTATCcaagaaaatgaggactacgtttgaatggagaagcggtcgtccccttccctcttctgcaaaaaacttgtgctcgCTGGGACCCCTGAATTAAATAgatatttgtgtcccaagggaggaaagtAGGAATTTGCATGccgcgtgccgcgtgtaaaattgttacccgagccgaaggccagggtggcaaacacgcgggatggaatgtcctacgtttcctcccgtggtgcgcatactagttttctgctcgacggaggcggaaagcagcaactttgtttagcgcagcgggagcactTTGCtctgacgctttccgcccggagggcagaaatagatattttttatcgaTTCAGTTTTCGGAATTTTTAAaattgtccgtctgtccgtctggcTGAGGCTCCgtggttgttagtgctagaaagctgcaatttggcatggatacataaatcatgcattgcgacagaacggtgATATAAAAACTACTTtaaggtacctcccatacaaaatgttttttttttgcttgacccaatagtgtgggtTATCGTTGGATAAGTCTTTCAAAGCAAATAGGGGTctccaaaaaccattttttttataaactgaatattttcggaagtaaaaaagaaaaaaatatgtgtcatccattttcaaaaataaagggggtatttttgaaaatgggtcCACGAATATGAAGAAAAAagtcgtgaaacaaaagcttattaaatactttcaatgagaattatagcgaacatgatcggtccagctcCAGCcgttttgagttattgcaaaaaatcttttcTTCAAGGCGTACAAAGCGCAAGATACTCCCGTATGCTTGTAATGAATACAACACAACACATACATGATACACATGTTGTTGTTGATGTCCTagagcaccccagaggtgcaaagggccttcacaagctcacGTCACgtcttcctatcttcagctcgccctctggcctcgctccagctcaacccgaccgctcgtagctctcttaggatggaccgttgccaagagtgtgcAGGACGCCCGAAGCCACGGCTCACACATGATACTTACTACCTAATttatagcccccgtttggcctgaCAGAATGGCAGACAGCTACGAAGccttacactgagcatggctcgccatgctcttggccgattttttcttatgaaccctaaaaatacctaaataatttaattctcaATTCTTGTTCACCAAGTCACCGGCACGTGTCAACTTAACGGTTCAATTTACACATGTTTTTAATTAGGTAACTACTTTTGCTGACATAGGCTACGCCAGCACCTTATATACAATGAActagttattttgtttaaacGTTATTTTAATTCAACTTGTTTTAAAGACTACATGAACTTCGAACTGGTAAATATGTTTAGCAGGCACATGTGTGGTCTCAAATTGCTGGGCGTTTTAGAACTATGTTACTTTTAGCAATACGACAAAAATGGTCTAATTCTTCCTTTGAATTGAGTGTGACATAGTTCTAAATAAACCCCGTTATCGATGTTGCCGTTTATTGAATAAGGGTTGGTGGCACATATACGTAGGGGAAGTACGGACAAAATGACatggtgttttgtttttgaaccATATCTCattatttaaagtaattataattcgtttcagttattaatttattaataatgatcaTAGGTTCATTGACTAACATTAACACATACTTTTAATTGAATAGGAATAATATTAAAGGATatatatacacggtgctacatgaggaaaccgaaagattttgatagtgtattactgatcacatttagagactatataaaatgtcatataaacttttctggatttcgcctagtttcagagttaataccaatgtaaaaaaaaaacatgttcttatcgtaacttagtgcaaaacgcctttttgatcgcgatgatgccattatggggcgtagtctaaatatccttattgatagatgtcaaaaagtgacaagtaacctttgaaAGAACTGgcttttacaaaaataatcgtaataaattattttcagtgcaagttttaccataaaattaactttttatgtacaactacgttaaaaatttgaaaaagag is part of the Cydia pomonella isolate Wapato2018A chromosome 18, ilCydPomo1, whole genome shotgun sequence genome and harbors:
- the LOC133527452 gene encoding lipase 3-like; protein product: MKVCLVVCLGLAHLAAASIFKRHHERPVQALNLPLTYIDPTSYKYGQLLDQQQQLQYQRQKTQSEDRSQEHKYQDKNSQEVRDSRYNEYLNPETAEISSHEADEQIRVNIVEYQRPLESQIWNQRSALPISSYLVQEPQQYQRSSEEQIKHQPLRSSEEQMKYYQTQRSSEEQMNHYQAQLRSQEQYQPQYSKGQMKQYQKKRSDDQKYYPAVYGDNVEWSGIRMAVGPHSPIAEQKDIEYIFADAYNTVKDFTEEEKKTFHQIYLTAAENEDTHLNVTQLLQKHQYAVEEHTVKTDDGYILTLFRIPPKQKTRDVQKRPVVFLMHGLLGSADDWVLSGPGVGLAYLLADADYDVWMGNARGNKYSRRHVSKHPAQPDFWQFSNDEIALHDLPAMIDYALNTTHQEKMYYVGFSEGTTTFFALASSLPVYNDKIIMMYALSPMVYMSHTRSPLLKMIAPNSQFYERLHQILGHSEFKPTQEVIQTFGGDMMTKKFGCKHVASNVNLVMSGMVDNYDPKIVPMIVSHLPAGASTRQIKQYGQAVATTFRRYDYGPAINMKVYGSEQPPKYQMSAVRVPVTLYYSTEDWLAQPADVEQLRSELPHADAYQVPQFSHLDFQFSKNAPEAVYQRLIASIEKNQEQKQQYQL